ctcattagaactatatacatttgaaatgtctacaaaatatgtaaagctatcaaaataaacaacaactttaataaataaatggtaatttttaGTCAATTATTAATGCTgttttaatctataaattaacatttaacaatagTCCATTTTGAAATCAACAAACCCCCTTGTTTACCTTTTATTAACAATGATTACTTACGTCGATTTTAAcgctatttttttaattttacctagATTTTTCTATCTTTTATTGATTTCAGACTTCGAGTAaaccgtgtttttttttataaaaataactatagattttgaatttttaacataataaaatatacattaccgTTATCAATTTTCGAATGGTCGAGTGCCGGACCACAgggaaaatgtatttacaaatataaaacattccccccccaaaaaaaaaaattgtgccttatttatatacttacatgaattattcaatattttaaatccaGTTTAATGGAAAAGTATTTGTTAAATGCATATTACAATAAGTATTTTGAACCCTACTTATCTATAAACTATGATAGTTCTTCAGAATAGGAATATAAGTCtagaaatgtttttattttatgtaaactaaacacattatatttaaaCCCCCCCTCCATTAACACAACATTCACCCGGGGGGTAAAAATATTCCAGTTTTACCGGTAGTAAAAATATCTTAGGATATATTTACCCCCCAGGGGATGTCAAAATATCCTAGTATATATTTACCCCCGATAACTATAACCTAGGACATATTTACCGGGGGAGGTAAAAATTATTGAGGGTAATAGAATCCTATGACACCGGACAGTCACTTATTCACGGGACACATTGTATAATGATTTCAACGCGAGGAACTTtcttgtttttttctattttaaatagttgtgTCTCTCGTCTtgccaaattatgtttttaccaattatttttattcattaataaacacatttttactgTACATTTAATACGTacaggttattttttttaaagttttatttatgtatttttaacttttttttttaagtataggtatttatagaattttaattgtatatacgcataaatgtattacataaatacataatattatacactatatagctttaaatatttatgttatgcatgttagtataattatatttgcatattaatatctatagtCTTATAGTTGCATATTTGATGAAATACGCCTTAATGCTACatttttgcatgcatatttcCACGATTTTCAATGCATTAATAGTCCCTTGGCTTGCCCTAAATAGTCATCACATATCATATGGGTAGCGTGTATAACTAAATATCGTATAAATGTTTCATAGGATTAATGTACTATTAAAATTTcagtggggggagggggtgtgCTAAAATTTTTAACAGCAAAGTGAACCTTGGGAGCTTCAATAACACACACCTAATAAGCTGTctggttatttttttatggcGGGGAGGTAATGGAATATTTAGGGGGCTTTCCCCCAATCTCgcctatgtaaattatttacacttcgattatagtattatgattgATATGAGCATATTATACGAACATTGGCgctgtattataggtactcgaATATAAATTTTTGGAAGCCAAAAGTTGTTTACCATCaccaaatattagtatattaatgttattaggtaggtacctaccttataaAGGAAAGTGGAAAAATACACCGAAATTATCGCTTCGGttcgtgtacatattattattattacgtatgtaGGTTCGGCGCCACTGGCTCGCGACGTTATGTGCCGACGTATGTgggcgaggggggggggggcatgggTTTGAAATGGTAGGTCGCCGTAGGTATATACTATCCGATGCATACAgccgtatacataataattggtaCCTATTGCCATACAGCGTcggttattaaattaatacgagTATGGGGACACGCGTATAGGAGGTATACATTGCGTTTAGttgtcagtaaaaaaaaattgcttttatatataggtagtaccaGGAATATTATTTGCTGTACATTTTTATGGTAGGTAAACCtaccagctatatatatatttatcggtatttacgtacctataggtatatatataaaccaGGAAACTAAACACACGGCAATTAAAACATCGTATTGTAGAACTGCTGCTGCACTGCGTCACTGCAAtatccaattattatattatatatctacaatataatactatatgtacctataaaaaaacggTGTATTTATAATGAGATCGGCGATAGTCAATACTGAACTGCAGCTGTAGCAGAGTTCCACATGGCCACAggtaacctataatataatatgacgtttaggacgtatacatatataataataataatttatgcattatattatatatataatattattgccgatatattaaaatatattgtattgatcgTCCCAGCTCACAGAGCCACGTCTACAAAATACGCAACGATAGgtgtatgtatacattatataaaaaactacgttttgttgaaaaaaaagttatttgaatcatttttatttaatcacaaTCACACATTCAATATTATaggcatacaaaaaaaaaaatcataataattagaaTTATGTTAGTGATGTTTCACGACAAAACACTTTTAGTACATTGCCATCTTAGCCCAACCGAGTGAATATATTAACCATAAACaaattaggtaataactaaGTTATGATAAAATCTTAACAGACTCTCTTCGTTTTAAGAGGAAACACTGCAAATTTCTTAACGTTAATGCAccttaaactatttatataaattcacCTCAACGGTAtacactaaaattaaattaaaacaatacagtTTTATAGATCAACAAATACAACTAGGAGTATTCAATGTATcgtaatcgtatattataatatgtgcgtttcttatataagtatatgggatctctctataatattatggtcagtGTTCTAAAACACGAAcatttgtttcaatattttgaGGTCGGTAAAAGAGAGTATAAGGGCCGAGCAACATTTCTTAACTACACGagaatttgtatgtataaatatataatatacgcatgcgcataaattatataatttgttatacatttatataattttatcattacaattatacaaatacaatataaaaataatataacggcATATTATTAATGTCGCATATACTTTATGACCATACGCAATACTTCAATGGGAAATCGATAAATACAAGATTTAGATAGTAATATAAAACGaaaggaaaaaaatacaattaatgaaaaataatgtataaaatgatagTAATTGAATTGCTCGGCTTCTAGCTAAACCTCTTCAAAATATTAAACCCGAGGATTTTTCTTTTGAGGAGAGGGGCAAGTTACCGCACAATATACAcacataaatatgtaataataataataataataataataataataataataataataataataataataataataataataatatttaataataataataatgatttaatatataaattaaattataaaccattataatattacattatgcaCACggaagataataaaaaatagcgTTTATAAATGCAGAGCGATAGCAcgtcaacaattatattatggaagattattgttatttaaatttatgttcgtgcaattttgaaatttaaacagTTAAGTGTTGTACGTATAGTTCTTTTcgagagaataaaatatttacgaatattatatagtataacacatattatgtataaggaACTTTTCTGTGATAAATAAGTCTATAACAAAAGATATGTTATATAGGGGGAGGGGAGAAACAATTgtgataaattcataaaatagacaataatattatattcgttcgTTTCGTGATTCTGGAAATACAAAGAACTTGATCGACTAGCGTCTCTACACAATATGTCCTTTTAGTTTGTAATATAGCTTATCATTTCACACCACCAACACCGTGCTAAATGTGAAcatgtgaacatttttttctgtaaGTAGACATTTCACTACACCGTGGTAAACGTATTTTTGGTTATACCTCATTTTCAGGCCGATTTATgtagcattataaaatataatgatatttgtgcataatatcttaataaataaaatgggaGGGACAGGAGGGggtcaaaaacataatatacattcagGGTGAATATGCCAAACTACGTTATAAATACATAAGTTtgaggtatatatttttttcaattttttcgtatgtttattgaataatttacattGTATAGAGGGGAGGAATTGTAGAATGTACAAACATCCTAATTCGTGTACGACAAAGGGTTGTTATAAACCGATTGATGTGTTTGTGAGTGTCTGTTTACACCGCGCATGTGTTAAAATGCATACAATATGTTAACAGTAGACGGCTGATTCGAGTTAAGAGAAATAAATAGAAGAAGAGCATGATGGGACCGTGCGGGAGGAGAAATGCAGGATTCGTGGAGGCGATGATGGCGGGATTGGCGAGGGAAGGGGTGGGCAGGGTGTCGAGGGTGTGGGTGGGTGGAGACCTAATGTAGGCCGAGAAATTCCGTAATACTATTTTGAATCCACTGGGAAAACGCTTGTCGTTTGGCCGACGCTCCCGTTTTCTCTAGGCCCAACGCGCAGTCGGCCAAATAATCTTCGTTGCGCACGCAGAAGTAGCTCTTGATCGGACTGCGGCACATCGGGCACGTCTCCAGCTTGCCGAAGCACGATGCGCATATGCACGTGTGGCGGCACGGCAACAGGGCTCTGGACAGCGGGTAGTATTGGCAGACGACGCACAACTGTTCCTGGCTGGTGTTCAAGCTGCCAACGCCGTTGTCCAGAACGACAGCCCTCTGTGACGCGTCGTCGCTGCAGGCATCGTCTTGGTAACTGAGAGCGTTGCCGGTGGCCAAATAAAGTTGCTGtggggacaaaaaaaaaacaccacacGCACACGCGTTATTACATCATAgtggcattataatattaatatttaggaataaaaaacaagtttatatggagaaaagaaaagaataaatataataggtaacgtgaaataagtatattaacatATGGTGTACATTTCTGCCGGGTTGGCACTGATCGGTCGAAATGTTATTGTCGTCTAGTTGAatttatgtagtatgtataggtccatgcataatattgtacaatgttATGTAACTtgcgtatatattatggttGTACACTTATACCATATTACCATGTGCACCGTAGACCTACCTACTGTATAAGTAttgatctattatattttttccgcGACTTTTGGTCTGGATATTAAACCAACAACTGAACAAGTAAGCATTGACAAACAATAACActgtcattaatatttattttttttttgttatgtatagtTTAAAGTTTACACTGTAAACATTGTATAGTCGGAAATGCGACTATTTTTTTTCCcacaaatatttctaaaattaaattcttttatgtataacatgattgaacaattattttttttttgaaaattgcttTGCATTACCACACAAACACGACCCAATAATGCACAAAATGGCATGATACCGgacaaatgcataataatatctcATAGCCTATTACTGCACACAAAAATGGAACGATACCACACGCATTCATCAAATTTTGTAGCTTGcatagtttatacatttaatttactaCACTGCAATACACATATAAATGATTAGACAtgacctattggctattttattaaagttataataaatatttttttcaaatttaagttaataaaatgttataattaaatagtgttcagtttttacttttattaaaacagGTCTTACATATATAGAGATTTTATGTAAACAATTGAAAGTCATCTATTAGGCATAAAATATTGGCGTTTTATATTGTGGTATGTTATTGATAAGCCGGTCGTAATTGTGCAAATAACcgatagaaaaattaattttttcagttaatattattttaactggcaatttgatacatttgaatattttatatgtattttatttggaCCACGTATGGTAACAGAGGCTATCGGTATGATATCAAAGTTTGTGCACCGTATTGTAATGCGTTCTTTGATAATTTGTGTGGTAATGGGTGACGCCCCTTAAAATGTGTAGCTCACTGTGTAAGTAACCCATCTAAAATAACTAGCGACCCAACTGATAAGAAACGTTGCCGTCTATAGACAACTCATAGTTCATATTGATCATGCTGAATGTTAAACAGTTCGTGGCGCGGCGCACGCTAAATATATACTGCCTAGTGCCATTGCAGGACGATGACGTGGACGTGAAATATAATCGAGTGTCAACCCGGCcaatacttttatagttaatacttaatagtaaccACGGAGTACAATATAATGGACTGGTAACAACAATTTTCAGAGGACCTCAAACGGAGTGGAAGAAGCAAGCGTGGGCGTTTTTGAAGGAAATTATATCTAATGCatatagatgataataatatatgctaaaTGGTAGATAATGCACAGCTGCAGTGTAGGTAAGGTTAGCCACAATTACCGCACGTAACTTATacacagtggcgtcatttcgcGTCGTTATGTGGCCCACAAACTGCAGTGTGATGAAATACCTTTAGTAcatatcgataatattatattgataccaAAAACAACCCCATTGTTCGTTAAATACAGTGTTTGTTTTACACGTGTAATTATGCGGTTGTTAATCGTATCTATTTAATATGGGAGATTTAATTAACTAGGGGATACAAATGCACTGCACCTCACTGATCCTACAAATGGAGCCACAGCCACCACTGCCCACATACACCACGTGCGCGTTTTAACGcgatgcatatataatataatgtactaagtaggtactaaCTACTAAAGTACTAACCTTTAATGATGACAATTGTCCGTTTGCTTGTTTCAGGTACTGCGCCAAAATGTTTGTAGGCAACGTGCATACGTTATCCCGGATATGTACTACATTCACCAATGCCACCTACAAACCCacaacaaataattacaaataccaATTTACGATCGTTAactttcctatattatattataaagtacacATTGAGAATAATAGAAGTTACCTACTGCAGATGTACTActgtttattttacattatattatagccacatttataataacagtCGAGTCTCAATAATTCGTATTTCAaggggaataaaaataaattcgactTAATCGACTCATGtattttttgagttttataCCTACCAAAATATGTACATCTTAAAAACACTTCAAGAAcaagaaaattatatcatatggACTCACCGTCTCGTCTGGATGTAAAGTGGAATTTTCGGGAGTGTCGCGTATAAGGAATATAACCAAAGGGTAGCAATGTCGAGGGGGAGTTCCCAAATCCAATTTTCCCTCAGGCATAAACATCTGAATGGTTTTTTCGGTATGGCTTGTTTCGCTAAACATTAAAACAGTTAAGGATATtttcaactaatttaatttcattGACAGAATATAGGcagatattatattcaaaaaattgaaaagccGCTAAATCCGTCAAATATATATCAGTGCTTAGATAAATATTGGCGTTAATTAAAGGATACTGCAAAGTTAATCCACAATGTTGGTAATGTCCACGGAGTAATGAATCGTCCTTGACGGCTGTCTGAAATGAGCTCCATGCCTTCCATAGGAAATGATGAAGTTCCCGGATAGAAACGCCCCAAAATGCTTGCAATGTATATGGTACTTGGCTTGAGATCGTGCATCGaagatctataaaaaaaatttaaaagagaCAATTAcgaaaaattatagatttaaaactgtataaatTAGATATAGTAGCTAAATTATACTTGATTATCATTCAAAACGTttggataatatttttctatacaaggaattaaagttttaaaagatACCCttaagataacataatatataaatgtatacaggtactttttaaaaattattctaactTTTGAAATACGTTAGTCACCCGTCAACAGTATTTAATCATATATATCAGGTACCTATTGATGCAATAATAACTTCACGACAATGGTCTCAAGGGCATGTTTGTTGGGACTATTATTAATGGCGTGCACAATACAATAACCTCGAACTAATATATTAACTAGAGTAAGAATAcacaaatttgaatataaactcagcatttcatatttttttgaacgAGAAAAAACTAGTCAAACAGtaacctttaaaataaaataatcttttagTAACGTTCATTTAAggttttttctatataaattttataagattatGGATAAATCGAGGAAATTATTGtgtttgacattttaataggtTTATGAATATTGCATAGactttataacataaaaatatgtttaataaatataaacaacaataggtccaatcaatatttatcataaaaaccGAATAATTtaacttgtaaattatttgCATTCACGGAAcacattatattcattattcatatatatatataggtgtgtacactataggtagatacataatTCCAAGCCAATCCCTAAACAAATTGAAGAACACAATTAaagtatttaacaaatatttttattcaaatataattatgagaACAATAACGATATGGGTAGGTTATTTTTAAGATGTATAccttacaacaataattttataacaacagaaaattaatgtacaatttatttggAAATTTGTGGGTGTATGATGTTACTGTATAAGGGAAACATACTAAATACTTGGTAATAAAAGTTTGTCTAATGTTGATTTCGTACGATCGaccatttaaaatttacatcTGGTGAAGGATTATAATAACAGCGATGCCAAGAATAACAACTTAAATAGCGATTATAATtaagcaaaaataatttatcacatCGGATATAAGATCTTAAAATCGATTACATTTTATTCTCGTTGAAAGGTTTGGACTTGAGTTCGGCACTCGTCCAGTTGTATTTTTACTACCGGAATACCATTAGGCAAGATCAACGAACGAAAAACATgtcacactattattattattggtgttcACACTGTCTTCAAATTATATGAAACGTTCTTATGagaaatttgatattattgaataatgtttttattcggACGATTACGTCGTACGCTGATATTTATAAGTAAGATTAATAACTTATTTGAATCATAATGGggacattaaatataatatatatataatatatatctcaTAAAATTAAGACTATTTAACATATTCCATGTCACCTACATAGCTATATATAGCACAGCTTTGTATTTTGACAAGTGTTTGAATCGCAGTCAAAACTtattgatgaatatttttaGAAACTTCTCTAAATACTTTCAACAGAAAATTGTCTAATGCATTTTATACaatgcctaacctaacctgtgaAAACTAAGAATGTAAATGTGTATGTCAATCAAATAACTTATTTCTGAAAACGGAAACACAAGCTGCAAGTTTAAAGTTTTAACGTATagtaagaaaattattaaaatatattttatcagttgAAGTGTAATACAATTGTTGTACtaagttaattatatttcttGTAACTATCatctataaatttaatacacaaaatgtatattatatcatcgtaattttataaatttgatataaaattaaaaagaatatggcttttaaaaaagttattgcaaTAACattgcataataaaatataatataatacaaattaaataaataaattcacgaCTTATTGCACGTAAAAAAGGAAAGAAATCggcatattatatatcaaaattTGCTTTAATgcgatagtaataattattaaaaaatgcttaaattttggaaaatatgcTTTTTCTagttcgttaaaataatataacgaaataTGCAGACATAAGCTAAGTCCaagtttgtattaatattatagtaaaatctaTTAACACAATGTACTTTTGAGATAGATTGCAAAAAGCTCTGTAAAAATAgtcaacttttttcaaaaattagtttgtatgtgatattaagtattttaattaacgCTTTTCATTGTTACATTACGTACTTAGACATTTGAATAATGCcttgaatttaaattcataaattcaGTAGGTACAAAAACGAAGCTATCTTTATTCCTTACCAAAACATTGAACGTAtaacaaatgaaataaaattggctacattataatatagacagttataatttataatatacctaatggtTTTTTTAAGCCAACAGTATTTTAGCTAAGCTATACTTGTTTTAAAGAAGACCATGGATGATGAATCGATCGTTTAACATTAAGTTGCTATAGGTAGttaattctatttttaacaaattgttaaagtatttatttattttttatcaaagaactcaaaatttttgaaaatttgattattatttatttttttaataagtagtCTGGTCAAAAAAATTCAAGCCTCAAGGTCACGATGAGTTTTAAGcaagtatattatttgtataacttGTTCATTAgtattctttatttataatttataattttacccgGAAAAACATATCTTTCGAGGttataatacttacatatattacatattactaggtactattttatcaaaatacttatatttgtttaactataactaaaatagtttatattaatattttatttaacataaaataaattagaaagtATTCACTTTCAAGtccaaacataaaaaatacatgatttaatgaagtttttaaaagtttttaaaattctcccaaatatgtatgtaattgtGTAACTTAACAAATTTACTTCGACaaacccaaatatttataaataattttaaattcatattttgagcaatattattttaattgacgTATCTATTTTTACGTCAATTGACGTAATAACAGATCGGCGTAgacttttatttaagtattattaaatactcaCAATAGTCTTTCTTTCACAAATTAATTAActgatactaaaaaaaaaaagtaaataagtatttaattaatgtttcagTCAAAGTagataagtaatattaatagttaaaattaattaaaactaatttaaaatgtctagttATTTTACTCAAGGtatggtacctattatttataaatccaaTTACCTTTATAACAAAGTAAAAGTTGAatacaacttaaaataaataaattagatataaGTATTGTGATGGTAACAACATAGTGGCAAAGGTAACAAGATAGCGTGGGGtacttaaatta
This genomic window from Metopolophium dirhodum isolate CAU chromosome 1, ASM1992520v1, whole genome shotgun sequence contains:
- the LOC132934540 gene encoding cell growth regulator with RING finger domain protein 1-like isoform X2; the protein is MMLRNMTVFWLHGEELMFGGNAVHPVQQRIPQMKMMKVHIPFTFKLHETSNSSYSDLRCTISSQVPYTLQAFWGVSIRELHHFLWKAWSSFQTAVKDDSLLRGHYQHCGLTLHETSHTEKTIQMFMPEGKLDLGTPPRHCYPLVIFLIRDTPENSTLHPDETVALVNVVHIRDNVCTLPTNILAQYLKQANGQLSSLKQLYLATGNALSYQDDACSDDASQRAVVLDNGVGSLNTSQEQLCVVCQYYPLSRALLPCRHTCICASCFGKLETCPMCRSPIKSYFCVRNEDYLADCALGLEKTGASAKRQAFSQWIQNSITEFLGLH
- the LOC132934540 gene encoding cell growth regulator with RING finger domain protein 1-like isoform X1, giving the protein MLVAMTAMLVSVAEFSNILSVLAVLMCFCAMFLLIMRNMTVFWLHGEELMFGGNAVHPVQQRIPQMKMMKVHIPFTFKLHETSNSSYSDLRCTISSQVPYTLQAFWGVSIRELHHFLWKAWSSFQTAVKDDSLLRGHYQHCGLTLHETSHTEKTIQMFMPEGKLDLGTPPRHCYPLVIFLIRDTPENSTLHPDETVALVNVVHIRDNVCTLPTNILAQYLKQANGQLSSLKQLYLATGNALSYQDDACSDDASQRAVVLDNGVGSLNTSQEQLCVVCQYYPLSRALLPCRHTCICASCFGKLETCPMCRSPIKSYFCVRNEDYLADCALGLEKTGASAKRQAFSQWIQNSITEFLGLH